From a single Bryobacter aggregatus MPL3 genomic region:
- the rpsM gene encoding 30S ribosomal protein S13 has protein sequence MARIVGVDLPGRKRAAIGLTYIYGIGNTRALSILHRCEIDANKRVSDLTEEEINRIRMMLESEGSIEGDLRKETSMNIKRLMEMGSYRGLRHRRGLPARGQRTHTNARTRKGPRKGTVAGKKKVGK, from the coding sequence ATGGCGCGTATCGTTGGCGTAGACCTCCCCGGCCGCAAAAGGGCCGCAATCGGGCTCACGTACATTTATGGCATCGGAAACACCCGTGCTCTGTCGATCCTCCATCGTTGCGAGATCGATGCAAATAAGCGGGTCTCGGATCTGACCGAAGAAGAAATCAACCGCATCCGCATGATGCTTGAGAGCGAAGGCTCCATCGAAGGCGATCTCCGTAAGGAAACCTCGATGAACATCAAGCGCCTGATGGAAATGGGCAGCTATCGTGGCCTGCGGCACCGCCGCGGTCTCCCGGCTCGTGGCCAACGCACGCACACCAATGCGCGCACTCGCAAGGGCCCACGCAAGGGTACAGTGGCTGGCAAGAAGAAGGTCGGCAAGTAA
- the rpsK gene encoding 30S ribosomal protein S11, protein MAKAQAKSNKKKSFKKKERKSIPFGLVHVQASFNNTIITITDPVGNVLSWSSSGSLGFRGSRKGTPFAAQQASLTAANKAKDNAGLRSVDVKVSGPGAGRESAVRALGSVGIEVRSIRDTTPIPHNGCRPPKRRRV, encoded by the coding sequence ATGGCCAAAGCTCAAGCAAAAAGCAACAAGAAGAAGTCATTCAAGAAGAAAGAGCGAAAGAGCATCCCGTTTGGGCTGGTTCACGTTCAGGCTTCTTTCAACAACACGATCATCACGATCACCGATCCGGTGGGCAACGTGCTGAGCTGGAGCTCCTCCGGCTCGCTCGGCTTCCGCGGTTCGCGCAAAGGCACGCCGTTTGCCGCCCAGCAGGCCAGCCTCACGGCTGCCAACAAGGCCAAGGACAATGCCGGGTTGCGTTCGGTGGACGTGAAGGTTTCCGGCCCCGGCGCCGGCCGTGAATCGGCCGTGCGTGCCCTCGGTAGCGTTGGCATCGAAGTGCGATCGATTCGTGACACCACGCCGATCCCACACAACGGTTGCCGCCCGCCGAAGCGCCGCCGCGTCTGA
- the rpsD gene encoding 30S ribosomal protein S4 has translation MARYNGPVCRLCRREGMKLFLKGERCNTAKCAIEKRNFIPGQHGQARAKKIQGYGLQLREKQKARRYYGVLEGQFRNLFEKAVGMKGVTGENMLAMLESRLDNVVLRTGFANSRAQARQLVRHGHISVNGRRTNIPSFQAKPGDVVEVLEKSRKVTSILASRDSTAHYPSPNWLDVDRDNFKARVIQVPKREELVQIQLNEQLIVELYSK, from the coding sequence ATGGCTCGTTATAATGGCCCAGTTTGCCGGCTTTGCCGGCGTGAGGGCATGAAGCTCTTCCTCAAGGGAGAGCGTTGCAACACGGCGAAGTGCGCAATCGAAAAGCGGAACTTTATCCCTGGCCAGCACGGCCAGGCACGCGCAAAGAAGATTCAGGGCTACGGTTTGCAGCTTCGCGAGAAGCAGAAGGCTCGCCGCTACTACGGCGTGCTCGAAGGCCAGTTCCGCAACCTGTTTGAGAAGGCAGTGGGCATGAAGGGTGTGACCGGCGAAAATATGCTGGCTATGCTCGAGAGCCGCCTCGATAACGTTGTCCTCCGCACCGGGTTTGCCAACAGCCGCGCGCAGGCACGTCAGTTGGTACGCCATGGTCATATCAGCGTGAACGGACGCCGCACTAATATCCCCTCGTTCCAGGCCAAGCCGGGCGACGTGGTGGAAGTGCTCGAGAAGAGCCGCAAGGTCACTTCGATTCTCGCCTCACGCGATTCCACGGCACATTATCCATCTCCCAATTGGCTCGACGTTGACCGCGATAATTTCAAGGCGCGTGTCATCCAGGTTCCCAAGCGTGAGGAACTGGTGCAGATTCAGCTCAACGAGCAGCTGATCGTCGAGTTGTACTCGAAGTAA
- a CDS encoding DNA-directed RNA polymerase subunit alpha produces MFRGFQKPKRLVANTETLSERYGMFTAQPFERGFGTTIGNALRRALLSSIEGAAITAVRIEGVAHEFSPIPGVVEDATDIILNLKQIPFKMVGEGIKTVRLTSDDSGEVLSGAIETDSDVEVLDRNMHIASVSEGGKLTIEMRLKMGRGYVSADRNFDEDLPLGYIPIDSVHSPVRKVNYNVEAARLGQMTDYDKLTLEVWTNGAVSPADSIGMAAKLLKDHMTIFVNFEETPDAVEEPIERAVGQMNEVLNRSVEELELSVRSYNCLKNANIQTIGDLVQKTEAEMLRTKNFGRKSLNEIKEILGGLALGFGMKIDASGRLIAPPGGISMEPLPVGDDDL; encoded by the coding sequence ATGTTTCGAGGGTTTCAAAAGCCAAAGCGTCTGGTTGCCAATACGGAAACATTGAGCGAACGGTACGGCATGTTCACGGCACAGCCGTTTGAGCGTGGATTCGGTACCACGATCGGCAACGCATTGCGTCGCGCACTGCTGAGTTCGATCGAGGGCGCCGCGATCACGGCCGTTCGGATCGAGGGTGTGGCGCACGAGTTTTCGCCTATCCCTGGCGTGGTCGAGGATGCCACGGACATCATCCTGAATCTGAAGCAGATCCCCTTCAAAATGGTTGGCGAAGGGATCAAAACGGTTCGCCTGACGTCGGATGACTCCGGTGAAGTTCTCAGTGGCGCGATCGAAACCGACAGTGATGTCGAAGTGCTGGATCGCAATATGCACATCGCCTCGGTGAGCGAAGGTGGAAAGTTGACCATCGAGATGCGTCTGAAGATGGGCCGCGGCTATGTCAGCGCGGACCGGAACTTCGACGAAGATCTCCCGCTCGGCTATATCCCAATCGACTCGGTGCATTCGCCGGTTCGTAAGGTCAATTACAACGTGGAAGCGGCTCGTCTCGGTCAGATGACCGACTACGACAAGCTGACACTCGAGGTGTGGACCAATGGCGCCGTCTCGCCCGCCGACTCGATCGGCATGGCGGCCAAGCTCCTGAAAGACCACATGACGATCTTCGTGAACTTCGAAGAGACGCCGGATGCAGTGGAAGAACCGATTGAGCGCGCTGTCGGTCAGATGAATGAAGTGCTGAATCGTTCGGTGGAAGAACTCGAACTCAGCGTTCGTTCCTACAACTGCCTCAAAAACGCGAACATTCAAACGATCGGTGACCTGGTTCAGAAGACAGAAGCAGAGATGCTTCGTACCAAGAACTTCGGACGCAAGTCGCTGAACGAAATCAAAGAAATACTGGGTGGACTGGCGCTCGGCTTCGGCATGAAGATCGACGCAAGCGGCCGCCTGATTGCGCCTCCGGGCGGAATCTCCATGGAGCCGTTGCCCGTCGGCGACGATGACCTCTAA